A single region of the Drosophila miranda strain MSH22 chromosome 2, D.miranda_PacBio2.1, whole genome shotgun sequence genome encodes:
- the LOC108156412 gene encoding multidrug resistance-associated protein 4, whose product MNRTRRKVVRPKNPYTKANCFSQWTFWWMRDLFKRGLQGPLTDEELYQHRKTLDSERVTNKFSELWEDEKKRSHPSVVRMILRAYGTIFIPLGLAFSVAESCCKSLMPLFLGGLVGYFATNQTTVTEQTAYLYALGIVICMLVPVITFHPFIFYIFQVGTKLRLALSGLIYRKCLQVSKSSSNDGLRARAINILSNDLGRFDVALCFLHDTWKGPLESLLIGYLMYREIGLSAVIGVSFMLSFIPLQAWAAKKAAYYRQMTAERTDMRVKLMNEIIQGIQVIKMYAWEKSFARVVAEVRLKEVKAIRGTAYIHAALGCTSMISPLSVFLALCSYVYFGDALTAQKVYTVSSYFNMLNDSMVHFWPLSITFIAEALVSARRCKEFLLDGDRAEVPINLEANQQQTKTKRAPTKTDIQQNVELNGSLLSNGVPQHSRLRDYNPEATKKCVILKNVSASWDTSDGQPSCAIENFSTEIQDQTLAAVVGPVGAGKSSFLNVLLGEVGIDKGEALVHGKVSYASQEPWVFEGTIRDNIVFVEDYNERRYKKVVKACGLERDMELLPRGDLTVVGERGVSLSGGQKARVSLARAVYRKADIYLLDDPLSAVDTHVGKHIFDRCIRDFLSNKIRILVTHQVQYLFDVEHLLLMGSGKIVAQGSYQELQRSRQFQFLEQTHDESGIDTHSVSSYVSRSDSEKSLEHHQHNRPLLRPDEQVEELNQEQQSVGSVKMHVYASYLKALESTFLLCLIVTLFVCARVMLTGVDYFLSRWVIWEEKIAANATETTLLSDVDLMPANDTLPLNTTDSATSTFNGSIESGIRQELVLFYAIILGATMIVYLIRTFGFFKMCLRISLHLHDRLFRGITRATMYFFNTNSSGRILNRFSKDIRTVDTDLPHTLLDCLAFVIDVSGVLIIVAIANYWLLVPAFFLVVILGGIRYLYVNTSRSVKRLESISRSPVFSLTNQTFQGLTTIRALEAQSALESEFHGYQNANTSAWFLFLSCTRAFALWSDLLCIAYMTAVTFSFLLLRNDFDSGDVGLAILHSTTMTGMCQWGMRQTAELENQMTSVERVLEYTEQPSEPPLETAEKFKPKTEWPSKGRIEFINFKLRYSPKEETVLRNLNFTIESREKIGIVGRTGAGKSSIIQSIFRLACNEGMIRIDDIDIEHMGLHDLRSRISIIPQDPVLFSGTLRYNLDPKDERSDEEMWKALGDVELRSYVSTLIGGLNCRMYDGGSNFSVGQRQLVCLARAILRHNKILIMDEATANVDPETDKLIQQTIRSKFAHCTVLTIAHRLHTVMDSDRVLVMDAGEARELGHPYELLQRPGGYLRQLVENTGAATAFALKQSAEQNYSKRLLGDDTATDDLNITLALQEQTE is encoded by the exons ATGAACCGCACCAGAAGGAAAGTTGTCCGTCCAAAGAATCCCTACACCAAAGCCAACTGCTTCTCACAATGGACATTCTG GTGGATGCGGGATCTGTTCAAGCGGGGACTTCAGGGTCCGCTCACGGACGAGGAGCTGTACCAGCACAGAAAGACGCTGGACAGCGAGCGGGTGACCAACAAGTTCAGCGAGTTGTGGGAGGACGAGAAGAAGCGGAGCCATCCCAGTGTGGTGCGCATGATATTGCGTGCTTATGGAACGATCTTCATTCCCTTGGGCCTGGCCTTTTCGGTCGCTGAGTCGTGCTGCAA ATCACTTATGCCCCTGTTCCTTGGTGGGCTGGTGGGCTACTTTGCCACAAATCAGACCACGGTCACTGAACAGACCGCCTATCTGTACGCACTGGGGATTGTGATTTGCATGCTGGTACCTGTGATAACATTCCATCCCTTCATATTCTACATCTTCCAAGTGGGCACAAAGCTGCGTCTCGCCCTCTCCGGCCTCATCTATCGCAAGTGCCTACAGGTATcgaagagcagcagcaacgatgGACTGCGCGCCAGGGCCATCAACATACTCTCCAACGATCTGGGCCGTTTCGATGTGGCTCTGTGCTTCCTGCACGACACGTGGAAGGGGCCACTGGAATCGCTGCTGATTGGGTACCTGATGTACCGCGAAATCGGTCTATCCGCTGTGATAGGCGTGTCCTTCATGCTCAGCTTCATCCCACTGCAGGCGTGGGCGGCCAAGAAAGCCGCCTATTACCGACAGATGACCGCCGAGAGGACAGATATGCGCGTGAAGCTCATGAACGAGATCATCCAGGGCATACAGGTGATCAAGATGTATGCCTGGGAAAAGAGCTTCGCCCGCGTGGTGGCCGAGGTGCGCCTGAAGGAAGTGAAAGCCATTCGGGGCACTGCCTACATCCACGCGGCCCTTGGCTGCACCTCCATGATATCGCCACTGTCTGTGTTCTTAGCCCTCTGCTCCTATGTCTACTTTGGAGATGCCTTAACCGCTCAAAAGGTGTACACCGTGTCCTCCTACTTCAACATGTTGAACGACTCGATGGTTCACTTCTGGCCGCTGTCCATCACCTTCATTGCCGAGGCCTTGGTTTCGGCGCGACGCTGCAAGGAATTCCTGCTGGACGGGGATAGAGCCGAGGTCCCCATAAACCTAGAGGCCAATCAGCAACAGACAAAGACCAAACGAGCGCCCACCAAGACGGACATTCAACAGAATGTAGAGCTGAATGGCTCGCTTTTGTCCAATGGTGTGCCGCAGCATAGCCGTCTCAGGGACTACAATCCGGAAGCGACGAAAAAATGTGTGATTCTGAAGAATGTTTCAGCCTCGTGGGACACTAGCGACGGGCAGCCCAGCTGCGCCATCGAGAACTTCAGTACGGAAATACAAGATCAAACGCTTGCTGCAGTGGTCGGACCCGTGGGAGCTGGCAAATCGAGCTTCCTAAACGTGCTCCTCGGGGAAGTGGGCATCGACAAGGGCGAAGCTCTGGTCCATGGAAAAGTTTCATATGCCTCCCAGGAGCCCTGGGTCTTTGAGGGGACCATCCGCGATAACATTGTCTTCGTGGAGGACTACAATGAACGGAGGTACAAGAAGGTTGTAAAGGCCTGTGGCCTGGAGCGAGATATGGAGCTACTGCCCAGGGGAGATCTGACGGTTGTCGGCGAGCGAGGCGTCAGTCTCAGCGGTGGACAAAAGGCCAGGGTAAGTCTGGCCCGTGCCGTCTACCGCAAGGCGGATATCTACCTCCTTGACGATCCCCTATCCGCCGTGGACACTCACGTGGGCAAGCACATCTTTGATCGCTGCATACGCGACTTTCTGTCCAACAAGATACGCATTCTGGTGACCCACCAAGTGCAGTACTTGTTCGATGTGGAGCACCTGCTGCTCATGGGATCGGGCAAGATTGTGGCACAGGGCAGCTATCAGGAGCTTCAGCGCTCACGTCAGTTCCAGTTCCTGGAGCAAACGCATGACGAGAGCGGCATCGACACGCACAGCGTTAGCAGCTATGTCTCCCGCAGCGACTCGGAGAAGAGTTTGGAACACCATCAGCACAATCGACCGCTCCTGCGGCCGGACGAGCAAGTGGAGGAGCTAAACCAGGAACAGCAGTCAGTGGGCTCCGTGAAGATGCACGTCTACGCCTCTTACTTAAAGGCACTGGAAAGCACGTTCCTCTTGTGCCTGATCGTGACGCTGTTTGTCTGCGCCAGAGTCATGCTTACCGGTGTAGATTACTTCCTGTCGCGATG GGTCATTTGGGAAGAGAAAATTGCGGCTAATGCCACCGAGACAACCTTATTAAGTGATGTGGATCTGATGCCTGCAAACGATACACTGCCCCTCAATACTACGGACTCGGCGACAAGCACTTTTAATGGCAGTATTGAGTCTGGCATACGCCAGGAGCTTGTCCTCTTCTATGCCATCATCCTGGGCGCAACGATGATTGTCTACTTGATACGCACATTCGGGTTCTTCAAGATGTGCCTGCGCATCTCTCTGCACCTGCACGACCGACTGTTCCGCGGCATCACCCGCGCCACGATGTACTTCTTCAACACAAACTCTTCGGGCCGCATACTGAATCGCTTCTCAAAGGATATACGCACAGTGGATACAGATTTGCCGCACACGCTGTTGGACTGCTTGGCGTTCGTCATTGATGTCTCCGGCGTGCTGATCATTGTGGCCATTGCCAACTATTGGCTGCTGGTGCCGGCTTTCTTCCTTGTTGTGATCCTGGGCGGGATTCGCTATCTCTATGTGAATACCAGTCGCAGTGTCAAGCGACTAGAGTCCATAT CTCGTAGTCCTGTCTTTTCGTTGACAAATCAAACTTTCCAAGGGCTTACCACCATTCGCGCGTTGGAGGCACAGAGCGCCTTGGAGTCGGAGTTTCACGGATACCAAAACGCCAACACATCGGCCTGGTTCCTCTTCCTGTCGTGCACACGTGCCTTTGCCCTGTGGTCGGATCTGCTGTGCATCGCTTACATGACAGCGGTGACCTTCAGCTTCCTGCTGCTGCGCAACGACTTCGACAGCGGAGATGTGGGACTAGCGATTTTGCACTCCACCACGATGACGGGAATGTGCCAATGGGGCATGCGACAGACAGCCGAGCTGGAGAACCAAATGACCAGCGTGGAGCGAGTGCTGGAGTACACAGAACAGCCATCGGAGCCGCCGCTAGAGACAGCGGAGAAGTTCAAGCCAAAGACAGAGTGGCCCAGCAAGGGACGCATTGAATTTATCAACTTTAAGCTGCGATACTCGCCAAAGGAGGAAACAGTCCTCAGGAATCTTAACTTCACCATCGAATCGCGCGAAAAGATTGGAATTGTGGGTCGCACTGGCGCCGGCAAATCATCGATCATACAGTCGATCTTCCGTTTGGCCTGCAATGAGGGCATGATCCGCATCGACGACATTGACATCGAGCACATGGGATTGCATGATCTGCGGAGTCGCATTTCGATTATACCCCAGGATCCAGTTCTGTTTTCGGGCACATTGCGCTATAATCTCGATCCCAAGGATGAGCGCTCGGATGAGGAAATGTGGAAGGCTCTGGGAGATGTGGAGCTGCGCTCCTACGTATCCACATTGATTGGTGGCCTCAACTGTCGCATGTACGACGGCGGCTCCAACTTCAGCGTGGGCCAGAGGCAATTGGTATGTCTGGCGCGTGCCATTTTGAGGCACAACAAAATTCTGATCATGGACGAGGCCACAGCCAATGTTGATCCAGA AACGGACAAGCTTATCCAGCAGACAATCCGGTCAAAGTTCGCCCACTGCACGGTGCTGACCATTGCCCATCGCTTGCACACTGTGATGGACAGCGATCGTGTGCTGGTCATGGATGCGGGCGAGGCCCGTGAACTGGGACATCCCTACGAGCTGCTGCAGCGACCGGGGGGCTATCTACGCCAACTTGTGGAAAACACTGGAGCGGCCACAGCATTTGCCCTGAAGCAGTCGGCCGAGCAGAACTACAGCAAGCGGCTGCTTGGCGATGACACTGCCACCGACGACCTGAACATCACACTGGCTCTGCAAGAGCAGACTGAGTAA
- the LOC108156779 gene encoding probable multidrug resistance-associated protein lethal(2)03659, whose translation MKAVHEQRRPNPVLKANILSKWFFIWTREILAKGMRKSVEPSDLYAPVPKLDSPKVSQFLLGHWEKELKRPKPSVLRMVFRAYGWGFVPVSIVYSLLAIVVHTLQPLLLGGLVSYFSESTDDISKKSAYLYAMGVVLCSLVSGLFYHPFMHYLFGVGSRIRLACAGLVYRKCLRVSVAADNSGMSGYAISLMATDLPQFNEAFYFFHELWRGPLEGLVFGYIIFQLIGWPALVGLATIIVFIPLQAWAARATARFKRRSAEFGDERVKLMNEIITAMQLIKMYAWEKSFAKLIGRVRKKEMGSIRGSMYIYAALQCTGMISKLSLFLSLASFVFTGDIVTSQKVFIVSSYYDHLNESLLHLWPLAINIWAETFVVAGRVVDFLLQHEDPADGGVDNFKDVDEDVEHGNFFGRMHNPRAMHKSVTVQKLTASWDQAKQEKRQRHIDDISFQATEQQFVGIVGTVGAGKSTLLQALLGELDIISGNVELNGVLSYAAQEPWLNRCSLRDNILFMEVFDEQRYKEVLRVCMLDKDIEELPAGDATIVGEGGASLSGGQKARVSLARAVYRKADIYLLDDPLSAVDSHVSKMLLDRCLNDFLSDKIRILVTHRVQLLKHVDHLVLLESGRASIQGQYDNLKKLIRFRMSVANDSEVVKLRAVRTDSIFEETQPREPLTQQQQVDLDRSEQQYKEQQLRGSVKWSTYKAYLGILRIPSVVVLILILFIAARASEATMDIFLSKWATWEETEPNQHEPIPQYHKTRMRLVTLYLVLILSTLILYVLRTFGFFMMCLRISLRIHNYLFRGIIRASMQFFTLATSGRILNRFSSDILAIDVTLPQSMMDSIEFFVDALAVLAVVSTANTWLLIPAIVVMALLYLCRCLYIGASRSLKRIETISRSPLYSHTNATFKGLTTIRAFNATKRLERDFHRLQNENTSALYLYVSVNRAFAFWTDLICVLYILAVTFSFLLVEEREHGYYSGDVGLAITQSMKLVLMCQWGMRQTVELENQMTSVERVMEYVNIPPEPAYETPESVNLPAGWPSAGQVHFQDLRLRYSDHGPYVLKGLSFTIHPKEKIGIVGRTAAGKSSIVQALFRLAPIDGIIEIDGYETSVLGLHDLRSRMSIIPQDPVLFSGTLRYNLDPFEQKADEQLWQALEAVKLKEFFSGLKGGLSCRLHDSGANFSMGQRQLVCLARAILRQNQILIMDEATANVDPETDKLIQEAIQTKFEHCTVLTIAHRLHTVMDNDRVLVMDVGRVVELGHPHELLQHRNGHLYRFVEKTGVGTAQHLRHLAEQSYRKRVLGRRARDSEPVSEQGYGYHGTTL comes from the exons ATGAAGGCCGTACATGAGCAACGAAGGCCGAATCCGGTCCTAAAGGCCAATATTCTTTCCAAATGGTTTTTTAT CTGGACACGCGAGATTCTCGCCAAGGGAATGCGCAAGAGTGTGGAGCCGTCGGATCTGTATGCGCCCGTGCCCAAACTCGACAGTCCCAAGGTGTCGCAGTTCCTCCTCGGCCACTGGGAGAAGGAGCTGAAGCGCCCCAAGCCCAGCGTTTTGCGTATGGTCTTTCGGGCATACGGCTGGGGATTTGTACCTGTCAGTATAGTCTACTCGCTGCTGGCCATCGTTGTGCA CACTTTGCAGCCACTGCTGCTGGGCGGCCTGGTCTCCTACTTCTCGGAGAGCACCGATGACATCTCCAAGAAGTCGGCATACTTGTATGCCATGGGCGTGGTCCTGTGCTCCCTGGTCTCGGGTCTGTTCTACCACCCCTTTATGCACTACCTGTTCGGGGTGGGCTCCCGCATCCGGCTGGCGTGCGCTGGACTCGTCTACAGGAAGTGCCTGAGGGTGTCGGTGGCCGCGGACAACAGCGGCATGAGTGGCTATGCCATATCCCTAATGGCCACCGATCTGCCGCAGTTCAACGAGGCCTTCTACTTCTTCCACGAGCTGTGGCGCGGTCCGCTGGAGGGACTGGTGTTTGGCTACATCATCTTTCAGCTGATTGGCTGGCCGGCGCTCGTGGGACTGGCCACTATCATCGTGTTCATACCGCTGCAGGCGTGGGCTGCCCGGGCGACGGCCCGGTTCAAGCGGAGATCGGCGGAGTTTGGCGATGAGCGGGTGAAGCTGATGAACGAAATCATCACGGCCATGCAGCTGATCAAGATGTACGCGTGGGAGAAGTCGTTTGCCAAGCTGATTGGCCGCGTCAGGAAGAAGGAGATGGGCTCCATACGCGGATCAATGTACATCTATGCGGCCCTGCAGTGCACCGGAATGATATCGAAGCTGTCGCTCTTCCTGTCCCTTGCCAGCTTTGTCTTCACCGGGGACATTGTCACCTCGCAGAAGGTCTTCATTGTGTCCAGCTACTACGACCACCTCAACGAGTCCCTGCTGCATCTCTGGCCGCTGGCCATTAACATCTGGGCCGAGACTTTTGTGGTTGCCGGTCGCGTGGTGGACTTCCTGCTCCAGCACGAAGATCCCGCCGATGGCGGCGTGGACAACTTCAAGGATGTGGACGAGGACGTGGAGCACGGCAACTTCTTTGGCCGCATGCACAATCCGCGCGCCATGCACAAGAGCGTCACCGTTCAGAAGCTGACGGCCAGCTGGGACCAGGCCAAGCAGGAGAAGCGCCAGCGCCACATCGACGACATTAGCTTCCAGGCCACGGAGCAGCAGTTCGTGGGAATCGTTGGCACTGTGGGCGCCGGCAAGAGCACCCTTCTGCAGGCCCTGCTGGGTGAGCTGGATATCATCAGCGGCAATGTGGAGCTCAACGGTGTCCTCAGCTATGCAGCCCAGGAGCCCTGGCTGAACCGCTGCAGTCTTCGCGACAACATCCTCTTCATGGAGGTCTTCGACGAGCAGCGATACAAGGAAGTGCTGCGCGTCTGTATGCTGGACAAGGACATTGAGGAGCTGCCAGCCGGAGACGCCACCATTGTGGGCGAGGGAGGAGCCAGCCTCAGTGGGGGACAGAAGGCGAGAGTAAGTCTGGCGCGAGCCGTGTACCGCAAGGCCGACATCTATCTGCTGGACGATCCCCTCTCCGCAGTGGACTCGCATGTGAGCAAGATGCTGCTCGATCGGTGCCTCAACGACTTTCTCAGCGATAAGATCCGCATCCTGGTCACGCATCGTGTCCAGCTGCTGAAGCATGTCGATCACTTGGTGCTACTGGAAAGCGGTCGGGCCTCTATTCAGGGCCAGTACGATAATCTAAAGAAGCTCATCCGGTTCCGCATGTCGGTGGCCAACGACAGCGAGGTGGTTAAGCTCCGTGCCGTCCGCACTGACAGCATCTTCGAGGAGACGCAGCCCAGGGAACCCCtgacccagcagcagcaagtcGATCTGGATCGCTCGGAGCAGCAGtacaaggagcagcagctacGGGGATCGGTCAAATGGTCCACGTACAAGGCTTACCTGGGAATCCTGCGCATTCCTTCTGTGGTGGTGCTGATCCTTATACTTTTCATTGCGGCCCGCGCCTCCGAGGCCACCATGGATATCTTCCTGTCCAAATG GGCCACCTGGGAGGAGACGGAGCCCAATCAGCACGAGCCCATCCCGCAGTATCACAAGACCCGTATGCGTCTAGTCACCCTCTACCTGGTTCTGATCCTGAGCACCCTGATCCTGTATGTGCTCCGAACCTTTGGCTTCTTCATGATGTGCCTCCGCATCTCGCTGCGCATCCACAACTACCTCTTCCGGGGCATAATCCGCGCCAGCATGCAGTTCTTTACGCTGGCCACATCCGGACGCATACTCAACCGTTTCTCGAGCGACATCCTGGCCATTGATGTCACTCTGCCGCAGTCGATGATGGACTCCATTGAGTTTTTTGTGGATGCCTTGGCTGTCCTCGCGGTGGTAAGCACGGCCAACACGTGGCTGCTCATTCCGGCCATTGTTGTGATGGCACTGCTGTACCTCTGCCGATGCCTGTACATTGGAGCCAGCCGGAGCCTGAAGCGCATCGAGACCATCT CCCGCAGCCCCCTTTATTCCCACACGAATGCCACCTTTAAGGGACTCACCACGATCCGTGCCTTCAACGCCACCAAGCGCCTGGAGCGGGACTTTCATCGCTTACAGAATGAAAACACCTCGGCCCTGTACCTGTATGTGAGCGTCAACAGGGCCTTCGCCTTCTGGACGGACCTCATCTGCGTGCTGTACATCCTGGCGGTGACCTTCAGCTTCCTGCTGGTGGAAGAAAGGGAGCACGGCTACTACAGCGGCGATGTGGGACTGGCCATCACCCAGTCGATGAAGCTGGTGCTCATGTGCCAGTGGGGCATGCGGCAGACGGTGGAGCTGGAGAACCAGATGACCAGCGTGGAGCGGGTGATGGAGTATGTGAACATACCCCCGGAGCCGGCCTACGAGACGCCGGAGTCGGTTAATCTACCCGCAGGATGGCCCAGCGCCGGGCAGGTACATTTCCAGGATCTGCGCCTGCGCTACAGCGATCATGGTCCGTATGTGCTCAAGGGACTCAGCTTCACCATCCATCCCAAGGAGAAGATTGGGATCGTGGGTCGCACGGCCGCCGGCAAGTCCTCGATTGTGCAGGCCCTCTTCCGGCTGGCACCCATCGACGGCATCATCGAGATCGATGGCTACGAGACATCCGTTTTGGGACTCCACGACCTGCGCAGCCGCATGTCCATCATTCCCCAGGATCCTGTCCTATTCTCGGGCACACTGCGCTACAATCTCGATCCGTTTGAGCAGAAAGCGGACGAGCAGCTGTGGCAGGCCCTGGAAGCCGTCAAACTGAAGGAGTTCTTTTCGGGTCTGAAGGGGGGTCTGAGCTGCCGCCTCCACGACAGCGGGGCCAACTTCAGCATGGGCCAGAGGCAGCTGGTCTGCCTTGCGCGGGCCATACTTCGCCAGAATCAAATACTCATCATGGACGAGGCCACGGCCAATGTGGATCCCGA GACTGACAAGCTCATCCAGGAGGCTATACAAACCAAGTTCGAGCACTGCACGGTGCTGACCATCGCCCATCGCCTCCACACGGTGATGGACAATGACCGCGTGCTGGTCATGGATGTGGGCCGCGTGGTGGAGCTGGGCCATCCCCACGAGCTGCTCCAGCACCGCAACGGCCACCTCTATCGCTTCGTGGAGAAGACCGGAGTCGGCACCGCTCAGCATCTGCGCCACCTGGCCGAGCAGAGCTACCGCAAGCGGGTGCTGGGCAGGAGGGCTCGGGACTCCGAGCCTGTGTCGGAGCAGGGCTACGGCTACCATGGCACCACTCTCTAA